In the genome of Deinococcus sp. QL22, one region contains:
- a CDS encoding ABC transporter ATP-binding protein yields the protein MTGHSASHQPASAVQAGSDLSHSTDANHSAAPLLALETRQLVKEFRGFRATNDVSLQIQQGEIHAIIGPNGAGKTTLFNLLSGFLRPTAGEVRLFGERIDRLPPHQIVRRGLSRSFQISSVFQSLSVRGNLLVALQSVTRLPHQFWTPLSRLETLGAQADQILAEVGLESAQTRLAADLSHGEKRQLEIGISLTQRPKVLLLDEPTSGMGSEGVARVIGLVRQVAQGRTVVLVEHNMSVVSELADRITVLQYGQVLTSGPYSEIQRDPRVIEAYLGEEAHA from the coding sequence ATGACGGGTCATTCGGCCTCTCACCAGCCAGCTTCGGCGGTTCAGGCTGGCTCCGACCTGAGCCACAGTACCGACGCAAACCACAGCGCCGCGCCTCTACTGGCGCTCGAAACCCGTCAATTGGTCAAGGAGTTCCGGGGCTTCCGGGCCACGAACGACGTGAGCCTCCAAATTCAGCAGGGAGAAATACACGCCATCATCGGGCCGAACGGGGCAGGGAAGACCACACTGTTTAATCTGCTGTCGGGCTTCCTGCGGCCCACGGCAGGCGAGGTCAGGCTGTTCGGGGAACGGATTGACCGCCTGCCGCCACATCAGATCGTGCGGCGTGGGTTGTCGCGTTCCTTTCAGATCAGCAGCGTGTTTCAGAGCCTGAGTGTGCGCGGCAACCTGCTGGTGGCGCTGCAATCTGTCACGCGCCTGCCGCACCAGTTCTGGACACCGCTGTCCCGGTTAGAAACGCTGGGCGCACAGGCTGACCAGATTTTGGCCGAAGTGGGCCTGGAAAGCGCACAGACCCGTCTCGCAGCCGACCTCAGTCACGGCGAAAAGCGCCAGTTGGAAATCGGGATTTCGCTGACGCAGCGGCCCAAAGTGCTGCTGCTTGACGAACCGACCTCCGGCATGGGGTCTGAGGGCGTGGCCCGCGTGATCGGGCTGGTGCGGCAGGTCGCGCAGGGCCGCACGGTGGTCTTGGTCGAGCACAACATGAGCGTGGTCAGCGAATTGGCCGACCGCATCACGGTTCTTCAGTACGGCCAGGTGCTCACCAGCGGCCCATACAGCGAGATTCAGCGTGATCCAAGGGTCATTGAGGCGTACTTGGGCGAGGAGGCGCACGCATGA
- a CDS encoding AAA family ATPase: MTSNWRDLTSSRRARWPAVRGAVTRPRLCEALAAARVLVVVAPAGYGKTTALAAGRPDRGQGQEREPLAWLTLDADDADPQVLAAGLALAAESLPGGAAVGALLDGGSPPRRVAARLADVLDACAGLLVLDEAQHLSGPLTGVMLRELLDCGAGRVALLSRTPLPLLELTPLEAAGEVVRLSAADLAFTVPEIGDLWRAHGLTPSGPEVQLAHAVTEGWPIAARFLAQAAAQGRVRLSDLADLDGGEAQLGTLFDYLAQEVLGPLEPAVRGLLTRSSVFEELTPELLEAVLEEPDAAALLETLADSGTFLIRSGEAGAQVYRAHPLLRAHLRRLLEPPTAQDLAARGAAYFEQTGRPRRALAAHLLSGDTSRAAALLSVHGSAWLALGRATLVERSLKRLPRTVWTPQLHALAGDALRLSSRYAEALTEYAQATPLARALGEVQVGLDTVQPTQTWAPLDAAEAWASGSDLYRVRRFRAENLLNAGQLAQAVALAPELASGARYALRTGDLNRALHLALGAAQGEAGGARAAQNHREGLLLASFIYAIQGDAPDAARCAEAGLAEGERLGSPFVRSLALARLGHAHLTAGDLMAARQVYGQALDLAQGVAGRLQAEPLMGLAYLAGQAGDDKLAGTLKAEALAQTQGDGYMLALLHLMTALGQWHAGHPDAAALDAAERAFRSCTDAFGLACVALARCAAGEGSAAQAAHGAAAYPFLLSGRSLFSPSPDRARRAALLARLVAASPGHRAELLPTAHALGYADMPAPNDTPGFEVQVRVLGRVAVMRERESRPRDWGRAKARDLLILLAVHSGGLSREAAQEALFPGADPGVGERNFRVTLHALGQVLEEGGPSGSLLERGEWIRLRHGPDLHLDLHAAQAVLEQSAATPGRLEALLALPPALAPTDLEAAEQVAARYAACLPDALTEEAVAALTAGQPDRAARAAERALTLDPAHEPAARSLMRAHQARANQSAVQRVYAGLCTALADLGLQALPETEGLYRTLTR; this comes from the coding sequence GGTGGCCTGCTGTGCGCGGCGCAGTGACCCGGCCCCGGCTGTGCGAGGCGCTGGCGGCGGCGCGCGTGCTGGTGGTGGTGGCTCCAGCGGGCTACGGCAAAACCACCGCCCTCGCCGCGGGTAGGCCAGACCGGGGCCAGGGGCAGGAGCGGGAGCCGCTGGCATGGCTGACCCTCGACGCCGACGACGCCGACCCACAGGTGCTGGCGGCGGGGCTGGCACTGGCCGCCGAGAGTTTGCCGGGCGGCGCGGCGGTGGGGGCGCTGCTGGACGGAGGCAGTCCTCCCCGGCGGGTGGCGGCGCGGCTGGCCGACGTGCTGGACGCCTGCGCGGGCCTGCTGGTGCTGGATGAGGCTCAACACCTGAGCGGTCCCCTGACCGGCGTGATGCTGCGCGAACTGCTGGACTGCGGGGCGGGCCGGGTGGCGCTGCTGTCGCGCACGCCGCTCCCGCTGCTGGAATTGACGCCGCTGGAGGCCGCCGGAGAGGTGGTGCGGCTCTCAGCGGCAGACTTAGCCTTCACGGTGCCTGAAATCGGTGATTTGTGGCGTGCCCACGGCCTCACGCCTTCTGGCCCAGAGGTGCAACTGGCCCACGCCGTCACCGAAGGCTGGCCGATTGCGGCGCGGTTTTTGGCGCAGGCAGCGGCACAGGGACGCGTCCGCCTCAGCGATCTGGCCGACCTCGACGGCGGTGAGGCGCAGCTGGGCACGCTGTTCGACTATCTGGCGCAGGAAGTCTTGGGGCCGCTGGAACCGGCGGTCAGGGGCCTGCTGACGCGCAGCAGTGTCTTTGAAGAATTGACGCCCGAACTCCTGGAAGCAGTCCTGGAAGAGCCGGACGCGGCGGCCCTCCTGGAGACGCTGGCCGACAGCGGCACGTTCCTGATTCGTTCGGGAGAGGCCGGAGCGCAGGTGTACCGCGCCCATCCGTTGTTGCGGGCGCACCTGCGGCGGTTGCTGGAGCCGCCCACCGCACAGGACTTGGCGGCACGCGGCGCGGCCTACTTCGAGCAGACGGGGCGGCCCCGCCGTGCCCTCGCGGCCCACCTGCTCTCCGGAGACACCTCGCGGGCGGCGGCGCTGCTCTCGGTGCATGGGTCGGCGTGGCTGGCGCTGGGGCGGGCCACGTTGGTCGAGCGCAGCCTGAAGCGCCTGCCCCGCACCGTCTGGACACCGCAACTGCACGCGCTGGCCGGAGACGCCCTGCGGCTGTCGTCGCGCTACGCCGAGGCGCTGACCGAATACGCTCAGGCCACGCCGCTGGCCCGCGCCCTCGGAGAAGTGCAGGTGGGCCTCGACACGGTGCAGCCCACGCAGACCTGGGCACCGCTGGACGCCGCCGAAGCGTGGGCCAGCGGCAGCGACCTCTACCGGGTGAGGCGGTTTCGGGCCGAAAATCTGCTGAATGCCGGACAGTTGGCACAGGCAGTCGCGCTCGCCCCAGAGTTGGCTTCCGGCGCACGGTACGCGCTGCGAACCGGCGACCTGAACCGGGCCTTGCACCTGGCGTTGGGAGCCGCGCAGGGCGAAGCGGGAGGAGCGCGGGCCGCCCAAAACCACCGCGAAGGGTTGTTGCTGGCCAGCTTTATCTATGCCATTCAGGGAGACGCGCCGGACGCGGCCCGCTGCGCCGAGGCGGGATTGGCCGAAGGCGAGCGGCTGGGCAGCCCCTTCGTGAGGTCGCTGGCACTGGCGCGGTTGGGACACGCCCACCTGACAGCAGGCGACCTGATGGCGGCGCGGCAGGTCTACGGTCAGGCACTCGATCTGGCGCAGGGCGTGGCCGGGCGGCTCCAAGCCGAGCCGTTGATGGGGCTGGCCTATCTGGCCGGACAAGCGGGCGATGACAAACTGGCTGGGACGCTGAAGGCCGAGGCGCTGGCCCAAACGCAGGGTGACGGCTACATGCTGGCCCTCTTGCACCTGATGACCGCGCTGGGCCAGTGGCACGCCGGACACCCGGACGCCGCCGCGCTGGACGCCGCCGAGCGAGCCTTCAGGAGTTGCACCGACGCGTTCGGGCTGGCATGTGTCGCGCTGGCCCGCTGCGCCGCCGGGGAAGGCAGCGCAGCGCAGGCGGCCCACGGCGCAGCGGCGTATCCGTTCTTGCTGAGCGGGCGCTCTCTGTTTTCGCCTTCTCCAGACCGGGCACGGCGGGCGGCGCTGCTGGCCCGGTTGGTGGCCGCCTCGCCGGGCCACCGCGCCGAATTGCTGCCCACAGCCCACGCCCTCGGCTACGCCGACATGCCGGCTCCCAACGACACGCCGGGATTCGAGGTACAGGTGCGGGTGCTGGGGCGCGTGGCCGTGATGCGGGAGAGGGAAAGCCGCCCACGCGATTGGGGCCGGGCCAAAGCGCGGGATCTGCTTATTTTGCTGGCCGTGCATTCCGGGGGCCTCAGCCGCGAGGCCGCGCAGGAAGCCCTTTTTCCGGGGGCCGATCCGGGGGTGGGCGAACGAAATTTCCGGGTGACGCTGCACGCCCTCGGACAGGTGTTGGAAGAGGGCGGGCCGAGTGGCTCGCTGCTGGAGCGCGGCGAGTGGATTCGCCTGCGCCACGGCCCTGACCTGCACCTTGATCTGCATGCGGCGCAGGCGGTGCTGGAGCAGTCAGCCGCCACGCCGGGCCGCTTGGAGGCGTTGCTGGCCCTGCCTCCCGCTCTGGCTCCCACCGATTTGGAGGCTGCCGAGCAGGTGGCCGCCCGTTACGCTGCCTGCTTGCCCGACGCACTGACCGAGGAAGCGGTGGCCGCCCTGACTGCGGGTCAGCCTGACCGTGCTGCCCGCGCCGCCGAACGTGCCCTGACCCTCGATCCGGCCCACGAACCCGCCGCCCGCAGCCTGATGCGTGCCCACCAAGCCCGCGCCAACCAATCGGCGGTGCAGCGGGTGTACGCGGGCCTGTGCACCGCCTTGGCAGACCTCGGCCTTCAGGCCCTGCCGGAAACCGAGGGGTTGTACCGTACCCTGACCCGGTAA
- a CDS encoding ABC transporter ATP-binding protein has translation MTAALLEVRDLNAYYGQSHVLHGLNLRVMPGEVVSLLGRNGAGKTTTLKSIMGVLRSRTGSVTFDGADVLRLPSHRVAARGMAWVPEERGILSSLSVRENVELPPARPGGWSAERVYETFPVLRERGQHPGSKLSGGEQQMLAIVRVLRSGPKLLLLDEPSEGLAPVIVQRIGDMVERLSGEGLAVLLVEQNLKFASRLADRHYVFVDGRIVDEVRRDEVQARRDDLVRYLSV, from the coding sequence ATGACGGCGGCCCTGCTGGAAGTACGCGACCTGAACGCCTATTATGGCCAGAGCCACGTGCTGCACGGCCTGAATCTGCGGGTCATGCCGGGCGAGGTGGTCAGCTTGCTGGGCCGCAACGGAGCGGGCAAAACCACCACCCTCAAAAGCATCATGGGCGTGCTCAGAAGCCGCACCGGAAGCGTGACTTTTGACGGTGCAGACGTATTGCGCCTGCCCAGCCACCGGGTCGCCGCACGGGGCATGGCGTGGGTGCCCGAAGAACGCGGGATTCTGAGCAGTCTCAGTGTGCGCGAAAACGTGGAATTGCCTCCAGCGCGGCCCGGCGGCTGGAGTGCCGAGCGGGTTTACGAGACTTTTCCCGTGCTGCGCGAACGTGGGCAGCATCCCGGCAGCAAGTTGTCGGGCGGAGAACAGCAGATGCTGGCCATCGTACGCGTGCTCCGCAGCGGCCCAAAATTGCTGCTGCTCGACGAACCCAGCGAAGGCCTCGCGCCCGTGATCGTGCAGCGCATCGGGGACATGGTGGAGCGCCTGAGCGGTGAAGGGCTGGCCGTGCTGCTGGTCGAACAAAACCTGAAATTTGCTTCCCGCTTGGCTGACCGCCATTACGTATTCGTAGACGGACGGATCGTGGACGAGGTGCGGCGGGACGAGGTGCAGGCCCGCCGTGACGACCTCGTGCGCTACCTGAGCGTCTGA
- a CDS encoding 3-hydroxybutyrate dehydrogenase has translation MTSEQPSAHGERCALVTGGASGIGLAIAQRLQADGMRVAVLDLDRPQARDIAAQHGLTFIAADLSVRTECHRAVSEMLAKLGALDVLVNNAGFQHIDPIADFPEDRWDAMLAVMLTAPFVLTKAAWPHLRRTGQGRIINMASIHGHVASPFKSAYISAKHGLIGLTRTAALEAGEQGITVNAICPGYVRTPLVEGQLADQARTRGLSVQEVERRVMLEPAAIKKLLEPQDVAALASYVASPAAWGMTGAVLDLDLGWTAR, from the coding sequence ATGACCTCTGAACAACCCAGCGCACACGGTGAACGCTGCGCCCTTGTCACGGGCGGTGCGAGTGGCATCGGCCTCGCCATTGCCCAGCGCCTTCAGGCCGATGGAATGCGTGTGGCTGTCCTTGATCTCGACCGTCCGCAGGCCCGCGATATCGCCGCGCAGCACGGCCTGACCTTTATCGCCGCTGACCTGTCAGTGCGGACCGAGTGCCACCGCGCCGTCAGCGAGATGCTCGCCAAACTGGGCGCACTGGACGTGCTCGTCAACAACGCCGGATTTCAGCATATCGACCCGATTGCCGATTTTCCCGAAGACCGCTGGGACGCGATGCTGGCCGTGATGCTGACCGCACCGTTTGTGCTGACCAAAGCCGCTTGGCCGCACCTGCGGCGCACCGGGCAGGGCCGGATTATCAATATGGCCAGCATCCACGGGCATGTCGCCAGTCCGTTCAAAAGTGCCTATATCAGTGCCAAACACGGCTTGATCGGGCTGACCCGCACGGCGGCGCTGGAAGCGGGCGAGCAGGGGATTACGGTCAATGCGATCTGTCCGGGATACGTCCGCACGCCGCTGGTGGAGGGCCAGTTGGCCGATCAGGCCCGCACACGTGGCCTCAGCGTTCAGGAAGTCGAGCGACGCGTGATGCTGGAACCCGCCGCCATCAAGAAATTGCTGGAGCCGCAGGATGTGGCCGCCCTCGCCAGTTACGTCGCCAGTCCCGCCGCGTGGGGCATGACGGGCGCGGTACTTGACCTGGATCTGGGCTGGACGGCCCGCTGA
- a CDS encoding ABC transporter substrate-binding protein, translated as MKRSNIKTLIATAALSGLVLSPLGAASAQSLKLSNNLIKIGVLTDLSGVYSELSGQGSVKAAQMAAEDFMAKNKSFAGKVQVIGVDHQNKADVASNKAAEMIDRQNVDMLVDMPTSSAALAASEVAKTKKIPTFVVTGATTALTNEKCSKYTFHYAYDNYMLANGTGSAVTKRGGTSWYIIYPNYAFGQDLNRQMTTAIQENKGKLVAPSDATPFPNTDFSTYLLKAQSLKPKIFGTMQAGNDLVNVVKQYNEFGLRQQGINLGIGLLFETDVAALGQDAFAGAIATVPWYWNLDQRSRDWAARFEKAFGKKPTWAQAGVYSASTTYLQSVARAKSDNGDAVVKALEGHRFSDFFARSAYIRPQDHRMILDVYTVQIKPKAQAKENGDYFNKVATIPAAKAFMPLAESKCKF; from the coding sequence ATGAAGCGTTCCAACATCAAGACCCTGATCGCCACCGCCGCCCTCTCTGGCCTGGTTCTGTCGCCGCTCGGTGCTGCATCGGCCCAAAGCCTCAAGCTTAGCAACAACCTGATTAAAATTGGGGTGCTGACCGACCTGTCCGGCGTGTATTCGGAACTGTCGGGGCAGGGCAGTGTGAAGGCCGCACAGATGGCCGCCGAAGATTTTATGGCTAAGAACAAGAGCTTCGCAGGCAAGGTGCAGGTGATCGGGGTCGATCATCAGAACAAAGCAGACGTGGCGAGCAACAAGGCCGCCGAGATGATTGACCGGCAGAATGTGGACATGCTGGTCGATATGCCCACCAGCAGCGCGGCGTTGGCGGCCTCCGAAGTGGCGAAAACCAAGAAAATTCCGACCTTTGTGGTCACGGGGGCCACCACTGCCCTGACCAACGAGAAGTGCAGCAAATACACCTTCCACTACGCCTACGACAACTACATGCTGGCCAACGGCACGGGCAGCGCTGTGACCAAGCGGGGCGGCACGTCGTGGTACATCATTTATCCCAACTACGCATTTGGGCAGGATCTCAACCGCCAGATGACGACGGCCATTCAGGAAAACAAGGGCAAATTAGTGGCTCCCAGCGACGCGACTCCCTTTCCCAACACCGATTTTTCCACCTACCTCCTGAAAGCGCAGAGCCTGAAACCCAAAATCTTCGGCACCATGCAGGCGGGCAACGACCTTGTGAACGTGGTCAAGCAGTACAACGAGTTCGGCTTGCGGCAGCAGGGCATCAATCTGGGCATCGGCCTGCTGTTCGAAACCGATGTGGCGGCGCTGGGACAAGACGCCTTTGCCGGAGCGATTGCGACTGTGCCTTGGTACTGGAACCTGGACCAGCGCAGCCGCGACTGGGCCGCCCGTTTTGAAAAAGCCTTCGGCAAAAAGCCGACTTGGGCACAGGCCGGGGTCTACAGCGCCAGCACGACCTATCTGCAATCGGTGGCGCGGGCCAAGAGTGACAATGGAGACGCCGTGGTCAAAGCGCTGGAAGGCCACCGTTTCAGCGATTTCTTTGCCCGTAGCGCGTACATCCGGCCCCAAGACCACCGCATGATTCTGGACGTGTACACCGTGCAGATCAAACCCAAGGCGCAGGCCAAGGAAAACGGCGATTACTTTAATAAGGTCGCTACCATTCCGGCGGCTAAAGCGTTCATGCCGCTGGCCGAAAGCAAATGCAAGTTCTGA